Proteins from a genomic interval of Choristoneura fumiferana chromosome 12, NRCan_CFum_1, whole genome shotgun sequence:
- the LOC141433309 gene encoding uncharacterized protein, with amino-acid sequence MMLLVLCLVGSALAMPTTFPAVPRLEDEMYISAPVIRAYAAPTELAPLKNLEVRIEPIPNEEGEIPEPISDLSEPEEPRESTTSEAPKEGETVIIKLSPPRFFTLPPFISEWFSFLPSSITDLFKPSKPKLLYPGYGYTVLVDEPKSEK; translated from the coding sequence aTGATGCTGCTAGTACTTTGTCTCGTAGGCTCGGCTTTGGCCATGCCAACAACCTTTCCTGCAGTGCCAAGACTAGAAGACGAAATGTACATCAGTGCACCTGTCATCAGGGCTTACGCCGCACCAACAGAGCTGGCTCCGCTCAAGAACTTGGAAGTGAGGATTGAACCGATACCTAATGAAGAAGGTGAGATACCCGAGCCCATATCAGACTTATCAGAGCCGGAAGAGCCTAGGGAATCAACTACTTCTGAGGCACCAAAGGAGGGGGAAACCGTCATCATTAAGTTATCTCCTCCCAGATTCTTCACTCTACCTCCCTTTATTTCTGAATGGTTTTCCTTCTTACCTTCTTCAATAACTGATCTGTTTAAACCTAGCAAGCCTAAACTATTGTACCCTGGCTATGGCTATACAGTGTTGGTTGACGAACCTAAATCAGAAAAGTAA
- the LOC141433308 gene encoding uncharacterized protein, protein MLRLTFCLLLAKSAFAANAYPLDGNYSPVGPNTNLIYNFQQIRSDQPPHVELREENIHKYMNRPSTTSRVPLLRSRPYDDGEKPKYPLPYNAMQWEALQNAPKYEAPTQNWKSVPAPPTFPHWDSLSDLAATNPINYESQPVIPQQPIVMPEAPEQYSDPEVYSQAQNYMPSTSTMLPMYASTMPPIRHHVPRHLPRGNSAPRASSRYNWNDSANMEPSTTTPAPVATSRMPPPAAPTLTPWYDGY, encoded by the coding sequence ATGTTGCGACTTACCTTTTGTTTGTTGCTGGCCAAATCAGCCTTTGCTGCAAATGCCTACCCGTTGGATGGAAACTATAGTCCAGTGGGTCCAAACACCAACTTAATCTACAATTTCCAGCAAATTAGAAGTGATCAGCCACCACACGTCGAGTTAAGGGAAGAAAACATTCACAAGTACATGAACAGACCTAGCACCACTTCTCGAGTACCTTTACTCCGCAGCCGCCCATATGACGATGGTGAGAAGCCCAAGTACCCATTACCGTACAACGCAATGCAGTGGGAAGCTTTACAAAACGCACCGAAATACGAAGCACCAACGCAAAACTGGAAGAGCGTCCCTGCACCTCCGACCTTTCCTCACTGGGATAGCCTGTCAGACTTAGCCGCTACAAATCCGATAAACTACGAGAGCCAACCAGTGATTCCTCAACAGCCTATCGTGATGCCTGAAGCCCCTGAGCAGTACAGCGATCCTGAGGTTTATAGCCAGGCTCAGAATTACATGCCGTCTACGTCAACGATGCTGCCGATGTACGCTTCGACGATGCCTCCTATACGCCACCATGTGCCCCGCCACTTACCAAGAGGAAATTCTGCCCCTAGAGCCTCCTCTAGGTACAACTGGAATGATTCCGCCAACATGGAACCTTCTACCACCACACCAGCCCCTGTAGCTACAAGTCGCATGCCCCCGCCGGCTGCACCGACCTTGACACCGTGGTACGACggttattaa
- the LOC141433779 gene encoding uncharacterized protein (The sequence of the model RefSeq protein was modified relative to this genomic sequence to represent the inferred CDS: added 27 bases not found in genome assembly) encodes MYKQELLLLVCVCSAFAALDGYSPQQDPDQFHIQTDEDDERYFLYQTHNGQYRKERRLKDGSVVGTTGWVGADGYLRLQDYIADNEGYRIYKSKTVFVGQNRPIGESLKIAKTAPTDSGFGVTPAPAHRPVVVNRGPPRFRTSTQAPPSPSSTFAPPYSFPAEVSVTPPSHRQPSSTPHVHVSPNSIDSSTPTYDFRPTVPPITASEASPSPHSYDYDSSNTNTIDDGYYASDSTPYKRVDLYNPNSYRHADAWIQRQRAGAAIGDGYTPQFPGYDGIAFRRNGFRYYLPKQYHEEENGSSDERTGSFGYVDPFGIRRVIYYNTSPGQGFQIRKNNRYVGHEATPYDPRPLN; translated from the exons GTGTGTGTTTGCAGCGCGTTCGCTGCATTGGACGGCTACAGCCCCCAACAGGATCCTGACCAGTTCCACATCCAGACAGACGAGGATGACGAGCGATACTTCCTCTATCAGACACACAACGGGCAGTACCGCAAGGAACGAAGGTTAAAAGACGGATCGGTTGTTG GTACCACAGGATGGGTTGGCGCTGATGGTTACCTCAGATTGCAGGACTACATAGCTGACAACGAAGGTTACAGAATATACAAGTCGAAGACCGTTTTTGTCGGACAAAATCGGCCAATTGGG gaaTCGTTGAAAATCGCCAAAACTGCTCCAACGGATTCAGGTTTTGGTGTAACCCCAGCGCCTGCGCACCGTCCAGTGGTGGTCAACCGTGGACCGCCGCGGTTCAGAACATCGACACAAGCGCCACCATCACCATCCTCCACTTTTGCCCCACCGTATTCCTTCCCCGCAGAAGTATCAGTCACACCTCCATCCCACCGCCAACCATCATCTACTCCACATGTCCATGTATCACCAAACTCCATAGACTCATCAACACCAACCTACGACTTCAGACCCACCGTCCCGCCGATTACCGCAAGTGAAGCGTCGCCGTCTCCACACTCTTATGACTACGATTCGTCGAATACAAATACGATTGATGATGGTTACTACGCCAGTGACAGTACACCTTATAAGAGAGTTGACTTATACAACCCAAACTCTTACAGACATGCTGACGCTTGGATACAGCGACAGAGAGCAGGAGCAGCCATCGGTGATGGTTATACACCTCAGTTCCCTGGCTACGATGGCATAGCATTTAGAAGAAACGGTTTTAGGTACTATCTTCCGAAACAATACCACGAAGAAGAAAACGGCAGTTCGGATGAAAGAACTGGAAGTTTCGGTTACGTCGATCCCTTTGGTATCCGAAGAGTAATCTACTACAATACATCGCCGGGACAGGGATTCCAAATTcgtaaaaataatagatatgTTGGCCACGAAGCGACGCCTTATGATCCCAGGCCCTTGAACTGA
- the LOC141433310 gene encoding cuticle protein CP14.6-like, protein MKLFIVAVCLIAAAMAAPSSPAETAARRALPALQHEEIHDEYGQYALRYVTAEGTVVSERGRLVPTPDGKYVLVTEGETSFIGDDGKTYVTKYSAGLDGTRVEAAHLPFNVQAK, encoded by the exons ATGAAATTG TTCATTGTAGCCGTTTGTCTGATCGCTGCTGCCATGGCGGCTCCCAGTAGCCCCGCTGAGACCGCAGCTCGTCGCGCTCTCCCGGCTCTTCAGCATGAGGAAATCCACGACGAGTACGGTCAGTACGCTCTCCGCTACGTCACAGCCGAGGGTACTGTTGTCTCCGAGCGTGGCCGCCTGGTCCCCACCCCCGATGGCAAATACGTACTCGTCACTGAGGGCGAGACCTCCTTCATCGGTGACGACGGCAAGACTTACGTGACCAAGTACAGCGCTGGTCTTGATGGGACCCGTGTCGAGGCTGCTCATCTGCCGTTCAATGTTCAGGCTAAATAA